A single window of Sphingobacteriales bacterium DNA harbors:
- the lptB gene encoding LPS export ABC transporter ATP-binding protein — MILKAENLFKTYGNRNVVDDVSIEVNQGEIVGLLGPNGAGKTTTFYITVGLVEPNKGNVFLDNQNISKVPMYKRAQLGVGYLPQENSVFRTLSVEDNVKAILEFTPLNKQQQKEKLEILLDEFGLQKIRKTKGKLLSGGERRRTEIARALASDPKFILLDEPFAGIDPIAVEDIQQIVEKLKEKNIGILITDHNVHETLSITDRAYLLFEGKIIKQGSAEDLASDEMVRKVYLGQSFELRRK, encoded by the coding sequence ATGATACTAAAAGCTGAAAACTTATTTAAAACTTATGGCAATAGAAATGTTGTTGATGATGTTTCTATAGAAGTAAATCAGGGCGAAATAGTTGGATTGCTTGGGCCAAATGGAGCAGGAAAAACAACTACATTTTACATCACAGTTGGCTTAGTAGAACCAAACAAAGGCAATGTATTTTTAGATAACCAAAATATATCTAAAGTACCCATGTACAAACGTGCACAACTTGGTGTTGGTTATTTACCACAAGAAAACTCAGTTTTTCGTACACTAAGTGTCGAAGATAATGTAAAAGCAATACTCGAGTTCACACCATTAAATAAGCAACAGCAAAAAGAAAAACTAGAAATACTATTAGATGAATTTGGACTACAAAAAATAAGAAAGACAAAAGGAAAATTACTTTCAGGTGGCGAGCGTAGAAGAACAGAAATAGCAAGAGCATTGGCATCAGACCCAAAATTTATATTGTTAGATGAGCCATTTGCAGGCATAGATCCAATTGCAGTAGAAGACATACAGCAAATAGTAGAAAAGCTGAAAGAAAAAAACATTGGAATATTAATTACAGATCACAATGTACACGAAACGCTGTCTATTACAGACAGAGCATACCTTTTATTTGAAGGCAAAATCATCAAACAAGGTAGTGCCGAAGATTTAGCATCAGACGAAATGGTACGAAAAGTATACCTAGGACAAAGCTTTGAACTAAGAAGGAAATAA
- a CDS encoding DUF262 domain-containing protein — MQKYSVNQHLIETILAWVNSGEIAIPEIQRPFVWDSSKVRDLMDSLYQGYPIGYVIAWRNPNVKLKDGSLSEGKKVLIDGQQRVTALTAAILGQYVINKNYQRVKIKIAFNPIEERFEVQNPAILKDKVWLHDITDAFSGKISLLKLVRDYLALNPDIDEDLIENSFSRLISIVKKPIGMIELAPELDIETVTEIFIRINSKGVVLSQADFAMSKIASDTENGGNELRKAIDYFCHLAIAPEFYKQIVDNDKDFSKTDFFQKMSWLKTENEDLYDPSYNDLIRVAFTSQFNRGRLSDLVSLLSGRNFETRSYETEIAEQSFLKLKTGVYNFINETNFKRFLMIVKSAGFISPKLIRSQNALNFAYIVYLKLKELGVNSVAIESYVRKWLVYSILTGRYSGSPESTFDFDIKQISQKPFGEYLQEKEDGELSDAFWNASLPQSLDTSVASSPYFHVFLASQVKANDRGFLSKDVLVGDLISLRGDIHHLFPKDYLSKNGLDRSKYNQIANYVYMQSEVNIKVGNKPPKDYFELIKTQILDDNKLVSGLSTEQELLDNLKMNCVPTEIMEMSIDDYQDFLTLRRKVMAQKIKEYYKTL, encoded by the coding sequence ATGCAAAAATATTCAGTAAACCAACATTTAATTGAAACAATTTTAGCTTGGGTAAATTCGGGCGAAATCGCAATTCCAGAAATTCAAAGACCTTTCGTTTGGGACAGCTCAAAAGTTCGTGACTTAATGGACAGTTTGTATCAAGGTTATCCAATCGGTTATGTAATCGCTTGGAGAAACCCGAACGTAAAATTGAAAGATGGTAGTTTAAGCGAAGGAAAAAAAGTTTTAATTGACGGACAACAACGTGTAACAGCTTTGACTGCTGCAATTCTTGGACAATATGTTATCAACAAAAATTATCAAAGAGTAAAAATAAAAATTGCCTTCAACCCTATTGAAGAACGTTTTGAAGTACAAAACCCTGCAATTTTAAAAGACAAAGTTTGGCTTCACGACATTACAGACGCTTTTTCTGGAAAAATTAGTTTACTAAAATTAGTCAGAGATTATTTGGCTCTTAATCCAGACATTGACGAAGATTTAATTGAAAACTCATTTTCAAGATTAATCAGCATTGTAAAAAAACCAATCGGAATGATAGAATTAGCACCTGAATTGGATATTGAAACCGTAACGGAAATTTTCATTAGAATAAATTCAAAAGGTGTTGTTTTAAGTCAAGCAGATTTTGCAATGAGCAAAATTGCATCTGACACAGAAAATGGCGGAAACGAACTGAGAAAAGCCATTGACTATTTTTGTCATTTAGCCATTGCACCAGAATTTTACAAGCAAATTGTAGATAACGACAAAGATTTTTCGAAAACCGATTTTTTTCAAAAAATGTCGTGGCTTAAAACTGAAAATGAAGATTTGTACGACCCAAGTTACAACGACTTAATTCGTGTTGCATTTACTTCGCAATTCAACAGAGGACGACTTTCTGATTTGGTAAGTTTATTATCGGGTAGAAATTTTGAAACAAGAAGCTACGAAACAGAAATTGCCGAACAATCATTTTTGAAATTGAAAACAGGTGTTTACAACTTTATCAACGAAACCAATTTCAAACGGTTTTTAATGATTGTGAAATCAGCAGGATTTATTTCGCCAAAACTTATCCGTTCGCAAAACGCATTGAATTTTGCTTATATTGTTTACCTAAAACTAAAAGAACTTGGCGTTAACTCTGTTGCCATTGAAAGTTATGTTAGAAAATGGTTGGTTTACTCGATTTTGACAGGACGATATTCAGGTTCACCTGAAAGTACATTTGACTTTGACATCAAACAAATTTCTCAAAAACCATTTGGCGAATATTTACAAGAAAAAGAAGACGGAGAACTTTCAGACGCATTTTGGAACGCATCTTTGCCACAAAGTTTAGATACTTCCGTTGCAAGTAGTCCATATTTTCACGTGTTTTTGGCTTCACAAGTAAAAGCCAACGACAGAGGATTTTTATCAAAAGACGTTTTGGTTGGCGACTTAATTTCTTTACGTGGAGACATTCATCATTTGTTTCCAAAAGATTATTTAAGCAAAAATGGACTTGACAGAAGCAAATACAACCAAATTGCAAACTACGTTTATATGCAATCGGAAGTAAATATTAAAGTGGGTAACAAACCACCTAAAGATTATTTTGAACTTATCAAAACGCAAATTCTTGACGACAACAAATTGGTTAGTGGACTTTCGACCGAACAAGAGCTTTTGGACAACCTAAAAATGAATTGCGTGCCAACAGAAATTATGGAAATGAGCATTGACGACTACCAAGACTTTTTGACTTTAAGAAGAAAAGTAATGGCTCAAAAAATTAAAGAATACTACAAAACATTATAA
- a CDS encoding helix-turn-helix transcriptional regulator, which translates to MISEHDILNLFGENVRKQRRLLNISQEELAHRADLHRTYIGMIERAEKNITLVNMQKIANALEVKIEDLLKISKDENKH; encoded by the coding sequence ATGATTTCAGAACATGACATACTAAACTTATTCGGAGAAAACGTCAGAAAACAGAGACGGCTTCTCAATATTTCCCAAGAAGAATTAGCACATCGTGCTGACCTTCACAGGACTTATATAGGTATGATTGAACGAGCTGAAAAGAACATAACGCTTGTAAATATGCAGAAGATTGCTAACGCTTTAGAAGTCAAAATTGAGGACTTACTAAAAATTAGCAAAGATGAAAATAAGCATTGA
- a CDS encoding restriction endonuclease gives MKISIEELNKLFKSTGIEILELREDLKSSEKYVDVRIVQDNGFEWAGSIPYFYRRTGLFIENPEDLLSHLTAIKKFFTKESIAKFQKEEKKFWKENMKGSDVTIHFFNELVKMKWTSNFPQNDNPQRRIQDIKEKGYTIASRRNGRKAERLLLPIPRGAETGYEIFSSAFRKKALKTLNEINVYELSSANKHGLLPDHKFPEIRWDEETRAENPDEMPETEIKEKFQLLDNQRNQQKREVCRKCFQTGDRGKLFGLNYFYKGTDKWDIKIPKVGKEAEKGCVGCGWYDIEKWRDSLNKLIEKSQK, from the coding sequence ATGAAAATAAGCATTGAAGAACTTAACAAACTATTTAAAAGCACAGGCATTGAAATTCTTGAACTCAGAGAAGATTTAAAATCTTCGGAGAAGTACGTTGATGTTAGAATTGTTCAGGACAATGGTTTTGAATGGGCGGGCTCAATTCCTTATTTCTATCGAAGAACAGGACTTTTCATTGAAAATCCTGAAGACTTATTATCTCATTTAACTGCAATCAAGAAATTTTTCACAAAAGAGAGCATTGCGAAATTTCAAAAAGAAGAAAAGAAATTTTGGAAAGAAAACATGAAAGGAAGTGATGTTACAATTCATTTCTTCAACGAACTTGTGAAGATGAAATGGACATCAAATTTCCCCCAAAACGATAATCCGCAACGAAGAATACAAGACATCAAAGAAAAGGGTTACACAATTGCTTCTAGGCGTAACGGAAGAAAAGCTGAAAGGCTTTTGTTGCCAATTCCGAGAGGTGCGGAAACAGGCTACGAAATTTTTTCATCTGCTTTCAGAAAGAAAGCGTTGAAAACACTCAATGAAATAAATGTTTATGAATTAAGTTCGGCAAACAAACATGGTTTGCTACCTGACCATAAATTTCCTGAAATCAGGTGGGACGAAGAAACCCGTGCAGAAAATCCTGATGAAATGCCAGAAACTGAAATAAAAGAGAAGTTTCAATTGTTGGACAATCAACGGAACCAGCAAAAACGAGAAGTTTGTAGAAAATGTTTTCAGACAGGCGATAGAGGAAAACTTTTCGGTTTAAACTATTTCTATAAAGGAACTGATAAGTGGGACATCAAAATTCCCAAAGTTGGTAAAGAAGCTGAAAAAGGTTGTGTAGGTTGTGGTTGGTATGACATTGAAAAATGGCGAGACAGTTTGAACAAGTTAATCGAAAAAAGTCAAAAATAA
- the dcm gene encoding DNA (cytosine-5-)-methyltransferase, translating to MNEEVTFGSVCSGIEAAQLAFNPFGLKQVWSSEIAEFPSKVLDFHYPHIPNVGDMTKLPSLILDKKYSAPDVFCGGTPCQAFSLAGWKNGLSDERGQLTMTFIEIANAIDKIRETENKKPAIVLWENVEGVLNDKTNAFGNFIAGLAGYDEELKISKWSKSGFVLGKTRNVAWRVIDAKYFGLPQQRKRLYVLAGGKDFRPHQLLFEFDNKNVELLFKNNSSKRKNGSPTLFDDDIELSENEEQIIFKNNTKFEFFRKYTDCLYSAYGTKWNGNAAAYNGSLYVAQNDRIRRFTPLECERLMGFPDNYTLVNGNSDTNRYQAVGNSWAVPVVKWIGQQIANYFKDGHNENVEWVKYVREHKNNLHTKLFLLEGVHSLSNGQYLNASAFPNNPIEGNLADIVQTDEVPEKFYLSPQACKGILRRKFERDIKMNSELQRLMTIISEELKYQDA from the coding sequence ATGAATGAAGAAGTAACATTTGGTAGTGTGTGTTCGGGTATTGAAGCTGCACAATTAGCCTTCAACCCTTTTGGACTAAAACAAGTATGGAGTTCAGAAATTGCTGAGTTTCCTAGCAAGGTTTTAGACTTTCATTATCCACATATACCAAATGTTGGTGACATGACTAAATTGCCTAGTTTAATACTGGACAAAAAGTATTCTGCTCCTGATGTTTTTTGTGGCGGTACTCCTTGCCAAGCATTTTCACTAGCAGGTTGGAAAAACGGACTTTCAGATGAACGTGGACAGCTTACAATGACATTTATTGAAATTGCAAATGCAATTGATAAAATCAGAGAAACTGAAAACAAAAAACCTGCAATTGTACTTTGGGAAAATGTTGAAGGTGTTCTAAATGACAAGACTAATGCATTTGGCAACTTCATTGCAGGTTTAGCAGGTTATGACGAAGAATTGAAAATTAGTAAATGGTCAAAATCAGGTTTTGTCCTTGGAAAAACAAGAAATGTTGCTTGGCGTGTAATAGATGCAAAGTACTTTGGACTTCCTCAACAACGCAAACGCCTTTACGTTTTGGCAGGTGGCAAGGATTTCAGACCTCACCAATTATTATTTGAGTTTGACAATAAGAATGTTGAACTCCTTTTCAAAAACAATTCATCAAAACGAAAAAACGGCTCACCAACACTTTTTGATGACGACATTGAATTATCAGAAAACGAAGAACAAATAATTTTTAAAAACAATACAAAATTTGAGTTTTTTAGAAAATATACAGACTGTCTTTACTCTGCATACGGTACAAAATGGAATGGTAACGCAGCAGCTTACAATGGCTCTCTATACGTTGCACAAAACGACAGAATAAGACGATTTACACCATTAGAATGTGAAAGGCTTATGGGTTTCCCTGACAATTACACTCTTGTAAACGGAAACAGTGATACAAATAGGTATCAGGCTGTTGGTAATTCTTGGGCTGTTCCTGTGGTAAAATGGATTGGTCAACAAATAGCTAATTATTTTAAAGACGGACACAACGAAAATGTAGAATGGGTAAAATATGTGCGAGAACATAAAAACAACTTACACACAAAATTATTTTTACTTGAAGGTGTACACTCTTTGAGCAATGGTCAGTATTTGAATGCTTCAGCATTTCCAAATAACCCAATAGAAGGTAATCTTGCGGACATTGTTCAAACAGACGAAGTGCCTGAAAAATTCTATTTAAGTCCTCAAGCATGTAAAGGAATACTCAGACGAAAATTTGAGAGAGACATTAAAATGAATTCGGAACTTCAAAGATTGATGACAATAATTAGTGAAGAACTGAAATACCAAGACGCATGA
- a CDS encoding YqaE/Pmp3 family membrane protein, whose protein sequence is MLRAILAVIFPPLYVVGYGCGSILIVLISIFAGWIPGIIAALIIINKKK, encoded by the coding sequence ATCCTAAGAGCAATTTTAGCTGTGATATTTCCACCTTTATATGTGGTTGGATATGGTTGTGGTTCAATTCTTATTGTTCTTATTTCAATTTTTGCGGGTTGGATACCAGGTATTATTGCAGCATTGATAATAATAAATAAAAAGAAATAA
- a CDS encoding PIN domain-containing protein — protein sequence MVQKQKLYIDTSVFGGFYDDEFSEFTFPLFERLNNGEFTLLFSTVTQDELENAPKKVKELVTKIKTENTEFLDTTDEAVDLATEYITEKVVGQTSYADCLHIALATINKADYLISWNFKHIVNVQRIRGYNAINLKNGYKLLEIRSPRDFVNYEDND from the coding sequence ATTGTGCAAAAACAAAAATTATATATTGACACTTCTGTATTTGGAGGATTCTATGATGATGAATTTTCTGAATTTACATTTCCTTTATTTGAGAGACTTAATAATGGTGAGTTTACACTACTCTTTTCAACTGTAACTCAAGACGAACTTGAAAATGCACCGAAAAAAGTAAAAGAGTTGGTAACTAAAATTAAAACTGAAAACACCGAATTTCTCGACACAACTGATGAAGCTGTTGATTTAGCGACTGAATATATAACTGAAAAAGTAGTTGGACAAACAAGTTATGCCGATTGCTTGCATATTGCTTTGGCAACAATAAATAAAGCAGACTACTTAATAAGTTGGAATTTTAAACACATTGTGAATGTCCAACGAATTAGAGGTTACAATGCTATAAACTTGAAAAATGGCTATAAATTATTAGAAATTCGTTCACCAAGAGATTTTGTAAATTATGAAGACAACGACTGA
- a CDS encoding SH3 domain-containing protein encodes MNRIITITTFLLLTFQAFGQDYKYVNTETLNIREGAGKNNNVVGQVNKGDKVTALSESGSWTQIETETGLSGFVATKYLSSTADETKSSEKEDREDSSWVSVLFIFGLIGYGLYKIKNFFSGFFSGSSSSGSSPRVISKETILRWYHCGVCGTLIKQSKTPTNTNRSCLNKDYHKWKDLGKVGNINYQCKRCGTVVQTSTTPTNNTNWSCLGNDYHKWTKLS; translated from the coding sequence ATGAATAGAATTATTACAATTACAACATTCCTTCTCCTGACTTTTCAAGCATTTGGACAAGACTATAAATACGTCAATACCGAGACACTTAACATCAGAGAAGGTGCAGGCAAAAATAATAACGTTGTTGGACAAGTAAACAAGGGCGACAAGGTAACTGCACTTTCAGAAAGTGGCAGTTGGACGCAAATTGAAACTGAAACAGGTTTAAGCGGTTTTGTTGCAACAAAATATCTAAGTTCAACAGCAGACGAAACTAAAAGTAGTGAAAAAGAAGACAGAGAAGACAGTTCTTGGGTTAGTGTTTTGTTTATTTTTGGATTAATAGGATACGGACTATATAAAATTAAGAACTTCTTTTCGGGGTTCTTTAGTGGCAGTTCTTCAAGTGGCTCATCACCAAGGGTTATTTCAAAAGAAACAATTCTGAGATGGTATCATTGTGGTGTTTGTGGAACATTAATTAAACAGAGTAAGACACCAACTAATACAAATCGTAGCTGTCTTAATAAAGATTATCACAAATGGAAAGATTTGGGAAAAGTGGGTAATATAAACTATCAATGTAAAAGATGTGGAACAGTTGTTCAAACTTCTACAACACCTACAAATAATACAAATTGGAGTTGCTTAGGCAATGATTATCACAAATGGACCAAATTGTCTTAA
- a CDS encoding DHA2 family efflux MFS transporter permease subunit translates to MATTATLEQNSLVEYGFRRIIITITVVVCTLLEILDTTIVNVATNNLMGSLGATVSEVSWVVAAYAIANIIVVPMSGWLSAQFGRKYYFAGSVALFTFASFMCGESSTIWTLVFWRFVQGGGGGALFATSQTILKEIYPPEKMGMAMAMFGLGVIVGPTIGPVLGGYLVDNFDWPVIFHVNVPIGIIAIILTLRYIKDNPYQEKQEGSIDYIGIILLIIGVGSLQLVLEQGEREEWFESAYIIKFTMVAIVGIIGFLIRELFIKNPIVDLTVMIRGNVAIGSFLNFLLGFILFGTVFVFPIYFQGYLGFTAMQSGLMFTPGAIASALCMPFIGIMLTKGVPPKFLIMAGFAINAGFVFWSSELLTTSTPEEAFFWPLLIRGIGTGLLFVPLSNLTLGGLFGQDIGQASGLSNMIRQLGGSMSVALIGAMTERFSAQHRADIMLHITPDNPLLIQRLNGYGALLSTASSDMSKVVTQSYAALNMAVQREAMILSYIDIFRYFVILIIISLPLVMLAKNYKVDPAAQGGGH, encoded by the coding sequence ATGGCAACAACAGCAACATTAGAACAAAACAGCTTAGTAGAATATGGTTTTAGAAGAATCATTATCACAATTACTGTGGTTGTTTGCACATTATTAGAAATCTTAGACACTACAATTGTCAACGTTGCAACCAACAACTTAATGGGTAGCCTTGGTGCAACTGTGAGTGAAGTAAGTTGGGTAGTAGCAGCGTATGCTATTGCCAATATTATTGTAGTACCTATGAGTGGTTGGCTTTCTGCACAGTTTGGTAGAAAATATTATTTTGCTGGTTCTGTAGCACTCTTCACATTTGCATCATTTATGTGTGGTGAGTCTTCTACTATATGGACATTGGTATTTTGGCGTTTTGTACAAGGTGGTGGTGGTGGTGCCTTATTTGCAACATCGCAAACTATTCTAAAAGAAATATATCCACCAGAAAAAATGGGTATGGCAATGGCAATGTTTGGATTAGGCGTAATTGTTGGGCCAACAATTGGTCCAGTTTTAGGTGGATATTTAGTAGATAATTTCGATTGGCCAGTTATTTTCCATGTAAATGTACCTATAGGTATTATTGCTATTATACTCACATTAAGATACATAAAAGACAATCCATATCAAGAAAAACAAGAAGGAAGTATAGATTATATAGGCATCATCTTATTAATTATTGGAGTTGGTTCATTACAATTAGTTTTAGAGCAAGGCGAACGCGAAGAGTGGTTTGAATCAGCTTATATTATCAAATTTACGATGGTTGCCATTGTAGGTATTATTGGTTTTTTGATTAGAGAATTATTTATTAAAAACCCAATTGTAGATTTAACCGTAATGATTAGAGGCAATGTTGCCATAGGTTCATTTCTAAATTTCTTATTAGGATTTATTTTATTTGGTACTGTATTCGTATTCCCAATATACTTTCAAGGCTATTTAGGCTTTACTGCTATGCAATCTGGTCTAATGTTTACACCTGGTGCCATTGCAAGTGCCTTGTGTATGCCGTTTATTGGTATAATGCTAACTAAAGGTGTACCACCTAAATTTTTAATCATGGCAGGCTTTGCCATCAATGCAGGCTTTGTTTTTTGGTCATCTGAATTGCTTACAACATCAACACCAGAAGAAGCTTTCTTTTGGCCATTATTAATACGTGGAATTGGAACAGGTTTGTTGTTTGTACCTTTATCCAATCTTACTTTGGGTGGACTATTTGGTCAAGATATTGGACAAGCATCTGGATTATCAAATATGATTAGACAATTAGGTGGTTCAATGAGTGTGGCGCTAATTGGTGCAATGACAGAGCGTTTTTCTGCACAACACAGAGCAGATATCATGTTGCACATTACACCAGACAATCCATTATTAATTCAGCGACTGAATGGTTATGGTGCATTATTATCAACAGCAAGCTCAGATATGAGTAAAGTTGTTACACAAAGTTATGCTGCATTAAACATGGCTGTACAAAGAGAAGCAATGATACTATCTTACATAGATATTTTTAGATATTTTGTAATCTTGATTATTATATCATTGCCTTTGGTAATGTTGGCAAAAAATTATAAAGTAGATCCAGCAGCACAAGGTGGTGGTCATTAA
- a CDS encoding HlyD family secretion protein has product MENNIEQTNATVEDKKSKKVIFSIVGILLVIGAIWFSYKKISYSMHNEDTENSQLQTNIVPIAPRMSGYITEIFIKDNQIVKAGDTLIKLDDRDLKLRVEQAEIALETAKANVSVVKSNVSSADAAASATSTSIATAQANIATAQANVEAAKVRAWNANENYKRFQQLFSQTSATQQQYDQALTEKNAADKQVDIAEKQVNVAKAQLKSAQQQTLASNAQVNGINTQVNVAEVAIKQRQADLDFAKLQLSYAYVIAPYDGYISKKNVQIGQLLNPGQTVCSIVDETSLWVVANFKETQITNMQPGQEVEVKVDAYPKEKIVGKVESIQAATGSTFSLIPADNSTGNFVKVVQRIPVKIIIDKNQNKNVQLRAGMNVSVAVKVK; this is encoded by the coding sequence ATGGAAAATAATATAGAACAAACAAATGCAACAGTAGAAGATAAAAAAAGTAAAAAAGTAATTTTTTCTATTGTAGGAATCTTATTGGTAATAGGTGCTATATGGTTTAGCTATAAAAAAATAAGCTACTCAATGCACAATGAAGACACAGAAAACTCTCAACTTCAAACAAACATTGTACCTATTGCACCAAGAATGTCTGGGTATATAACTGAAATATTTATTAAAGACAATCAAATTGTAAAAGCTGGAGACACTTTAATAAAACTAGATGACAGAGATCTAAAACTTAGAGTAGAACAAGCAGAAATAGCTTTAGAAACTGCAAAAGCAAATGTATCTGTTGTAAAAAGCAATGTAAGTTCTGCTGATGCTGCTGCGAGTGCAACATCAACTTCTATTGCAACAGCACAAGCAAATATTGCAACAGCACAAGCAAATGTAGAAGCAGCCAAAGTACGTGCTTGGAATGCTAATGAAAATTACAAACGCTTTCAACAACTATTCTCTCAAACCTCTGCTACGCAACAACAATATGACCAAGCACTAACAGAAAAAAATGCAGCAGATAAACAAGTTGATATTGCAGAAAAACAAGTAAATGTTGCCAAAGCACAATTAAAATCTGCTCAACAACAAACACTAGCATCAAATGCACAAGTAAATGGCATCAATACACAAGTAAATGTTGCTGAAGTTGCCATTAAACAAAGACAAGCAGATTTAGACTTTGCAAAATTACAACTATCATATGCTTATGTTATTGCACCTTATGATGGTTATATTTCTAAAAAAAATGTACAAATTGGTCAATTATTAAATCCAGGACAAACAGTTTGCTCTATTGTAGATGAAACATCACTTTGGGTAGTCGCAAATTTCAAAGAAACACAAATTACAAATATGCAACCAGGACAAGAAGTAGAAGTAAAGGTAGATGCTTATCCTAAAGAAAAAATCGTTGGAAAAGTAGAATCTATACAAGCAGCTACTGGCTCTACTTTCTCATTAATTCCTGCTGATAACTCAACTGGAAACTTTGTAAAAGTAGTACAACGTATTCCTGTTAAAATCATCATAGATAAAAATCAAAATAAAAATGTACAACTACGTGCAGGGATGAATGTATCAGTAGCTGTAAAAGTAAAATAA
- a CDS encoding TolC family protein, giving the protein MKQILFITLCCWMYISTQAQEIRKIPIQEALDMAVQNSKQLQLDSLKKQSLQIKKEQTKAAIMPMVGVTSAYTRLSDNIDPFTISVPGVGSFDIQTNIPNQFANVASIKQPIFQGLKNWNTMKALDQQAIAADFDALKDKNDVKLLVVQYYYNLFALQQRVVLLDSTIIQTQSRVYDLSKLKDAGIILNNEVMRAELQKNNFEVEKVNLVSNIETINFYLNILLGLDPETKINTESPESTNNTLDKFLQLQSIAYGNRPEFKAQDYRTKSADYMIKASKAAYMPTISASANGQYNNPNQRMFPPKSVFKATWDVGISLSWNIMQLYTARSVVNDAKNQKSQITILTEQLKDNISIEVNTNMQAIKVAQAKIELAQKAIDQATENKRILDNRFNAQVALLTDVLDADVFLLQAKTNLLNAQAEAIIANYKLQKSLGQL; this is encoded by the coding sequence ATGAAACAAATACTATTTATAACATTATGCTGTTGGATGTATATTTCAACTCAAGCACAGGAAATCAGAAAAATACCCATCCAAGAGGCATTGGATATGGCCGTACAAAACAGTAAACAACTGCAATTAGACAGTTTAAAAAAACAATCTTTACAAATAAAGAAAGAACAAACTAAAGCTGCCATTATGCCAATGGTTGGTGTCACATCTGCGTACACAAGACTAAGTGATAACATCGATCCATTTACAATTAGTGTCCCAGGTGTTGGTAGCTTTGATATTCAAACTAATATTCCGAATCAATTTGCAAATGTTGCAAGCATTAAACAACCAATTTTTCAAGGTTTGAAAAACTGGAATACGATGAAAGCACTAGACCAACAAGCTATAGCTGCTGATTTTGATGCATTAAAAGACAAAAATGATGTAAAATTATTAGTTGTTCAGTACTACTACAATCTTTTTGCATTGCAACAAAGAGTTGTTTTATTAGACTCTACAATTATTCAAACACAGTCGCGTGTATATGACTTATCAAAATTAAAAGATGCTGGCATCATCTTAAACAATGAAGTAATGCGTGCTGAATTGCAGAAAAATAATTTTGAAGTGGAAAAAGTAAATTTAGTTAGTAATATAGAAACCATCAATTTTTACTTAAACATTTTACTTGGACTTGATCCTGAAACAAAAATAAATACCGAGAGTCCTGAGAGTACAAACAATACATTAGACAAATTTCTACAATTGCAATCTATAGCATATGGCAATAGACCTGAGTTTAAAGCTCAAGATTATCGTACAAAATCTGCTGATTATATGATTAAAGCATCAAAAGCTGCATATATGCCAACAATTAGTGCATCAGCAAATGGACAATACAACAATCCAAATCAAAGAATGTTTCCTCCGAAATCTGTATTCAAAGCAACTTGGGATGTTGGCATTAGTTTAAGTTGGAATATTATGCAATTATATACTGCACGTTCAGTTGTGAATGATGCAAAAAACCAAAAATCACAAATTACCATATTAACAGAGCAATTAAAAGACAACATTTCTATTGAGGTAAATACAAATATGCAAGCCATAAAAGTAGCTCAAGCAAAAATAGAACTAGCACAAAAAGCAATAGACCAAGCAACAGAAAATAAAAGAATATTAGACAATAGATTTAATGCTCAAGTAGCATTGTTGACTGATGTTTTAGATGCTGATGTCTTTTTATTACAAGCAAAAACAAACTTATTAAACGCACAAGCTGAAGCTATCATTGCAAACTATAAATTACAAAAGAGCTTAGGTCAATTATAA